The following are encoded together in the Triticum dicoccoides isolate Atlit2015 ecotype Zavitan chromosome 6B, WEW_v2.0, whole genome shotgun sequence genome:
- the LOC119319986 gene encoding branchpoint-bridging protein-like produces the protein MSICTRMDAPRGAALGKRKEREYSSSSEQRQPLFPPPPPPGRQELLRNKPHQLSRFANKSPMPTPPPQGGSSKLLAGYLAHEFLKFGTLLGERPPAPGRKETATPPPAPTPDPARRYAEASMLLMAGGTRIPGVFNPTQLGCWLRIKE, from the coding sequence ATGTCGATCTGCACGAGGATGGACGCGCCGCGCGGCGCCGCGCTCGGGAAGCGGAAGGAGCGGGAGTACTCGTCTTCGTCGGAGCAGCGGCAGCCGCtgttcccgccgccgccgccgcccgggagaCAGGAGCTGCTGCGCAACAAGCCGCACCAACTGTCGCGGTTCGCCAACAAGTCCCCCATGCCGACGCCGCCTCCCCAGGGCGGGAGCAGCAAGCTGCTCGCCGGGTACCTGGCGCACGAGTTCCTCAAGTTCGGCACGCTCCTCGGGGAGCGCCCCCCCGCGCCGGGCCGGAAGGAGACCGCCACGCCCCCGCCCGCACCAACACCCGACCCCGCGAGGAGGTACGCCGAGGCGTCGATGCTGCTCATGGCGGGCGGCACCCGCATCCCCGGGGTTTTCAACCCGACGCAGCTCGGCTGCTGGCTCCGGATTAAGGAGTGA